One genomic region from Stackebrandtia nassauensis DSM 44728 encodes:
- a CDS encoding DUF2262 domain-containing protein, whose product MVSILGVVSPFAGTSLSATGGQQAQWSARVELVCWQPLDGDPVARRLTLRSTARPRDEASGLIAGFTGYDVVSCEHRDGVLLRRPELAVPPPRLAAMLEQLRRPRTVGHRLGEFTYTLESDAFDGESDIDGPVQVRLNTAEAATACRMLDELADALASGRLTRRNLADRAVTELFDLANDEWLDEDERVTAAEFRRRMVLSEITVDDGGDFEAYHDDGELFAGHVILVQGTLAEGPSEATLAG is encoded by the coding sequence ATGGTCTCGATCCTGGGAGTCGTCTCCCCGTTCGCGGGCACAAGCCTCAGCGCGACCGGCGGTCAACAGGCACAGTGGAGCGCCCGAGTTGAACTGGTCTGCTGGCAGCCGCTGGACGGGGATCCGGTGGCGCGGCGGCTGACGCTGCGGAGCACGGCACGACCCCGGGACGAGGCGTCCGGGTTGATCGCCGGGTTCACCGGATACGACGTCGTGAGCTGCGAACATCGCGACGGCGTCTTGTTGCGCCGCCCCGAACTCGCGGTTCCACCGCCACGGCTGGCAGCGATGCTGGAACAGTTGCGTCGGCCCCGCACCGTGGGCCATCGGCTCGGGGAGTTCACGTACACACTCGAATCCGACGCCTTCGACGGTGAGTCGGACATCGATGGACCGGTTCAGGTGCGCCTGAACACCGCCGAGGCCGCGACCGCCTGCCGCATGCTCGACGAGCTGGCCGACGCGCTGGCTAGTGGGCGGTTGACCCGGCGGAACCTCGCCGACCGGGCCGTCACCGAACTGTTCGACCTCGCCAACGACGAGTGGCTCGACGAGGACGAGCGCGTGACCGCCGCGGAATTCCGGCGGCGCATGGTGCTCAGCGAAATCACGGTCGACGATGGTGGCGACTTCGAGGCGTATCACGACGACGGCGAGCTGTTCGCCGGACACGTGATCCTCGTCCAGGGAACGCTCGCCGAAGGCCCGAGCGAGGCGACGCTCGCGGGCTAG
- a CDS encoding antibiotic biosynthesis monooxygenase family protein has translation MGEPNLPTVDRPDVGTILVSEWIVRTPERQEAAADALHAGWAELATTPGFLSLSTFASLDGERLLNYAQWTDDEAHREFMRVDRPELVAKIDAAVPGIERPGVKRFRLHRSVDFGLDSAPGCVVVIQFETDGDEWAERLVDEVVARQDKQPFGASYAHFHISKDGDRMLNYVGFRDAEAHETAVNSPAMTKPGGIFEAIGAMSGVTGLGFKRYDLRRGLANPEVTTPAGRTGTR, from the coding sequence ATGGGTGAGCCGAATCTTCCTACAGTGGATCGACCGGACGTGGGGACGATTCTGGTCAGCGAGTGGATAGTGAGAACCCCTGAGCGGCAAGAAGCTGCGGCGGACGCGCTGCACGCGGGGTGGGCCGAGTTGGCGACGACGCCGGGGTTTCTGAGCCTCAGTACGTTCGCCAGCCTGGACGGGGAGCGGCTGCTGAACTATGCGCAGTGGACGGATGATGAGGCGCATCGGGAGTTCATGCGTGTTGACCGGCCAGAACTCGTGGCGAAGATCGACGCGGCGGTGCCTGGTATCGAACGGCCCGGAGTGAAGCGGTTCCGGTTGCATCGCAGCGTGGACTTCGGGTTGGACTCGGCGCCGGGTTGTGTTGTGGTGATTCAGTTCGAGACTGACGGTGATGAGTGGGCGGAGCGACTTGTCGACGAGGTCGTCGCGCGGCAGGACAAGCAGCCTTTCGGGGCCAGTTACGCGCATTTCCACATCAGCAAGGACGGCGATCGGATGCTCAACTACGTGGGTTTCAGGGACGCGGAGGCTCACGAGACGGCGGTGAACTCACCGGCCATGACGAAGCCTGGCGGCATCTTCGAGGCGATCGGCGCCATGTCCGGCGTGACCGGCTTGGGGTTCAAGCGCTACGATCTGCGGCGCGGTCTCGCCAACCCGGAGGTCACGACGCCAGCAGGTCGAACTGGAACCCGATGA
- a CDS encoding class I SAM-dependent methyltransferase gives MDDATKLRWLSRLFFSGPMGRMSASAMEKRNSDAEAEAVATLDPSPSESVLAIGFGPGVGIRLLAERLPEGQIGGIDPSAYMVKRATRRNRAAAARIRLERAYTAAIPWPDASFDGAIAVNSIQFWNPLADNASEVARVLRPGARLVTFTHDWALARGGQTLEGWQTTAEATFRDCGFTDVESHPGKSEDGHIVAFCATRSPS, from the coding sequence ATGGACGACGCCACCAAACTCCGCTGGCTGTCCCGGCTGTTCTTCTCGGGGCCGATGGGCCGGATGTCGGCCAGCGCCATGGAGAAACGCAACAGCGACGCCGAAGCCGAAGCGGTCGCCACATTGGACCCATCCCCGTCGGAATCGGTACTGGCCATTGGGTTCGGCCCGGGCGTCGGCATCCGTCTCCTCGCCGAACGCCTACCCGAAGGACAGATCGGCGGCATCGACCCCTCGGCCTACATGGTGAAACGAGCAACCCGCCGCAACCGCGCCGCGGCTGCCCGGATCCGGCTCGAACGCGCCTACACCGCCGCCATCCCCTGGCCCGACGCCAGCTTCGACGGCGCGATCGCGGTCAACTCGATCCAGTTCTGGAACCCGCTGGCCGACAACGCATCCGAGGTCGCCCGAGTACTTCGACCCGGCGCCCGGCTTGTGACGTTCACCCACGACTGGGCCCTGGCCCGAGGCGGCCAGACCCTCGAAGGCTGGCAGACCACTGCCGAAGCCACTTTCCGCGACTGCGGCTTCACCGACGTCGAATCCCACCCGGGCAAGTCGGAGGACGGCCACATCGTGGCGTTCTGCGCCACTCGCTCACCGTCCTGA
- a CDS encoding CoA-binding protein, with protein MSSSISALWNARSIAVYGASDREGSAGGRVLDYLRAYGYTGRVIPVHPGADTVRGLQARPSLAGAEAELALLLVGAARIPAALDDCLDAGVTTVIVGASGFAETGAVAAQDALVARAAEAGARLLGPNCIGAANLHNGLIASFSPYFEAEPATPGGLALVSHSGGLGFGITSLAAERGLAPGRVVTTGNEADLSAGEVMCALAEEPDCTGVLAYLESTPDPKWLKQLHATGKPIAALYASATTASSTNAGGSEARVLPQFGIELADDVDELLDFASGFDTPPPAGPRLAIVTTSGGAGHLATKAVAGSGLKLPEPSAATLKTLTESLPPYATIGNPVDVTATVTSDPGLLSRTLATVAADDGFDAVLVCLCVLAGPQAEQAAAAVIDAASSSGKPILVSRTGSRELAPGFAARLAAAGIGVYPTPARAVAALCARRMTFRRR; from the coding sequence GTGTCCTCCTCGATCTCGGCACTGTGGAACGCGCGCTCCATAGCCGTATACGGCGCCTCCGACCGGGAGGGATCGGCCGGGGGACGCGTCCTCGACTACCTGCGCGCTTACGGCTACACCGGCCGCGTGATCCCCGTGCACCCCGGTGCCGACACGGTGCGCGGCCTCCAAGCCCGGCCCAGCCTGGCCGGAGCCGAAGCCGAACTCGCGCTGCTGCTGGTCGGCGCCGCCCGCATCCCCGCCGCTCTCGACGACTGCTTGGACGCGGGCGTCACGACCGTGATCGTCGGTGCCTCCGGTTTCGCCGAGACCGGGGCCGTCGCCGCCCAGGACGCGCTGGTGGCCCGCGCCGCCGAGGCCGGTGCCCGGCTGCTCGGTCCCAACTGCATCGGCGCCGCCAACCTCCACAACGGACTGATCGCGTCGTTCTCGCCGTACTTCGAAGCCGAACCCGCCACCCCCGGCGGCCTGGCGCTGGTCAGCCACTCCGGCGGCCTCGGCTTCGGCATCACCAGCCTGGCCGCCGAACGCGGCCTGGCCCCCGGACGGGTCGTTACCACCGGCAACGAGGCCGACCTGTCGGCCGGTGAGGTCATGTGCGCGCTGGCCGAGGAACCCGACTGCACCGGCGTCCTGGCCTACCTGGAGTCCACACCCGACCCGAAATGGCTGAAACAGCTGCACGCCACCGGAAAGCCGATCGCGGCCCTGTACGCGTCGGCGACCACCGCCAGCTCCACGAACGCCGGCGGCTCCGAAGCCCGGGTGCTGCCGCAGTTCGGGATCGAACTGGCCGACGACGTGGACGAACTGCTCGACTTCGCGTCCGGCTTCGACACGCCGCCGCCCGCCGGTCCCCGGCTGGCCATCGTCACCACCTCCGGCGGGGCCGGACACCTGGCGACCAAGGCCGTCGCCGGCAGCGGGCTGAAACTGCCCGAACCGTCCGCCGCCACCCTCAAGACGCTCACGGAATCGTTGCCGCCGTACGCGACCATCGGCAACCCCGTCGACGTGACCGCCACCGTCACCTCCGACCCGGGCCTGCTGTCGCGAACGCTGGCCACCGTGGCCGCCGACGACGGCTTCGACGCCGTGCTGGTGTGCCTGTGCGTCCTGGCCGGACCGCAGGCTGAGCAGGCCGCCGCGGCCGTCATCGACGCCGCGTCGAGCAGCGGCAAACCGATCCTGGTGTCGCGCACCGGAAGCCGCGAGCTGGCACCGGGGTTCGCCGCCCGGCTCGCCGCCGCCGGAATCGGCGTGTACCCGACCCCGGCCCGAGCCGTCGCCGCGTTGTGCGCGCGTCGGATGACCTTTCGCAGGAGGTAA
- a CDS encoding MerR family transcriptional regulator — MRHSISEVSRRFDIAVSALRYYDEIGLLRPAGRHGTVRYYGREELRRLALIRLLHRDGLLPLAATATAIADPAAEPGDTRGVIEESIHTMRDQIERLTRARKALEHLLSCPRDNPVRDCPFLRAELEATVDAALADE, encoded by the coding sequence ATGCGTCACTCCATCAGCGAGGTGTCCCGGCGATTCGACATCGCGGTGTCCGCACTGCGCTACTACGACGAGATCGGGCTGCTGCGCCCCGCCGGACGCCACGGCACCGTCCGCTACTACGGCCGCGAGGAACTGCGTCGTCTGGCGCTCATCCGGCTGCTGCACCGCGACGGCCTGCTGCCGCTGGCCGCGACCGCCACCGCGATCGCCGACCCGGCCGCGGAACCGGGCGACACCCGAGGCGTGATCGAGGAGTCCATCCACACGATGCGCGACCAGATCGAACGGCTCACCCGGGCGCGGAAGGCCCTCGAACACCTGCTCAGCTGCCCGCGCGACAACCCCGTCCGCGACTGTCCGTTCCTGCGGGCCGAACTGGAGGCGACCGTGGACGCGGCGCTGGCCGACGAATAA
- a CDS encoding HAD family hydrolase — protein sequence MTTSPLVVGFDLDQTLYHTEPAIGATLRAVAAELGITFDVDRALTELGPPLDQLVGMQLDPDNTNAVVQRYREIYHIHGLPAAQLLPGARESLAAVRAAGGTSIVITGKNSRDATRHIEHNSLDVQHVIGWAWAQGKTDAMLEHGASIYIGDHPADIAAARAANAIALAVTTGTHGPDSFADADAILTSLTEFPDWLKTHLA from the coding sequence ATGACCACCAGCCCCCTAGTCGTCGGCTTCGACCTGGACCAGACGCTGTACCACACCGAGCCCGCCATCGGCGCGACCCTGCGCGCGGTTGCCGCCGAACTCGGCATCACCTTCGACGTCGACCGGGCCCTCACCGAACTGGGCCCACCCCTGGACCAGCTGGTGGGCATGCAACTAGACCCCGACAACACCAACGCCGTAGTACAGCGATACCGCGAGATCTACCACATCCACGGCCTACCCGCCGCCCAACTGCTCCCAGGAGCCCGCGAATCCCTAGCCGCGGTCCGAGCAGCGGGCGGAACCTCCATAGTGATCACGGGAAAGAACTCCCGAGACGCCACCCGCCACATAGAACACAACTCCCTCGACGTCCAACATGTCATCGGCTGGGCCTGGGCCCAAGGCAAAACCGACGCGATGCTCGAACACGGGGCCTCCATCTACATCGGCGACCACCCGGCCGACATCGCCGCCGCCCGAGCCGCCAACGCCATCGCCCTGGCCGTCACAACAGGCACCCACGGCCCCGACTCCTTCGCGGACGCCGACGCGATCCTGACCAGCCTCACCGAGTTCCCCGACTGGCTCAAAACCCACCTCGCCTGA
- a CDS encoding ABC transporter ATP-binding protein, whose product MSLLELEDLKVHFPIKRGVIFDRTVGHVYAVDGVSLSVESGQTYGLVGESGCGKTTLGRAVLRLNEITSGAVKFDGTDLAQLPREQMRQARRRLQMVFQDPMGSLDPRQNVESILVEGLHAHGIGSNRTERRQRIQRTLDAVGLPSAALARYPHEFSGGQRQRIGIARALVLEPDLIICDEPVSALDVSIQAQVLNLLEEIQDELGLTYLVIAHDLAVVRHISDVIGVMYLGSLVEEAGSDMLYAEPKHPYTKALMSAVPVPDPQVEDARERILLSGDLPSPAAPPPGCRFHTRCPWKQDTLCATERPQLRVLSEGHKVACHWAEKIEAGEITPRSEAVISA is encoded by the coding sequence ATGAGCCTTTTGGAACTGGAGGACCTCAAGGTCCACTTCCCCATCAAACGGGGCGTCATCTTCGACCGCACGGTCGGCCACGTCTACGCGGTCGACGGGGTCTCCCTGTCGGTGGAGTCGGGCCAGACCTACGGTCTGGTCGGCGAATCCGGCTGCGGCAAGACGACGCTGGGCCGGGCGGTACTGCGGCTCAACGAGATCACTAGCGGCGCGGTCAAGTTCGACGGCACCGACCTGGCACAACTCCCCCGCGAACAGATGCGCCAGGCCCGACGTCGACTGCAAATGGTGTTCCAGGACCCCATGGGCAGCCTCGACCCCCGCCAAAACGTCGAGTCCATTCTTGTCGAAGGTCTCCACGCGCACGGCATCGGCAGCAACCGAACCGAACGGCGGCAACGCATCCAACGCACCCTCGACGCGGTCGGCCTCCCCTCCGCCGCCCTGGCCCGCTACCCGCACGAGTTCTCCGGCGGCCAGCGACAGCGCATCGGCATCGCGCGGGCCCTGGTCCTGGAACCGGACCTGATCATCTGCGACGAGCCCGTCTCGGCCCTCGACGTGTCCATCCAGGCCCAGGTCCTCAACCTGCTCGAGGAGATCCAGGACGAACTGGGCCTGACCTACCTGGTCATCGCGCACGACCTGGCGGTCGTGCGGCACATCAGCGACGTCATCGGCGTCATGTACCTGGGTTCGCTCGTCGAGGAGGCGGGCAGCGACATGCTGTACGCCGAACCCAAGCACCCGTACACAAAAGCACTCATGTCGGCGGTCCCGGTCCCCGACCCGCAGGTCGAGGACGCCCGGGAACGCATCCTGCTGTCGGGCGACCTCCCCTCCCCCGCCGCACCCCCACCCGGCTGCCGCTTCCACACCCGCTGCCCGTGGAAGCAGGACACGTTGTGCGCCACCGAAAGACCCCAACTCCGGGTGCTGTCGGAGGGCCACAAGGTCGCCTGCCACTGGGCCGAGAAGATCGAGGCGGGCGAGATAACCCCACGCAGCGAGGCGGTCATCTCCGCCTAG
- a CDS encoding ABC transporter ATP-binding protein, giving the protein MALLKVDDLSVRFEQRGKPDVRAVDGLSFTVDSGEVVGLVGESGCGKSVTSLALMGLLHSRNARVGGTAEFDGVDLLKLRPNEMRDLRGSDIAMIFQDPLSSLNPVVPIGVQVTEILTRHRGMKGEPARKEAADLLDRVGIPDPNRRLKEYPHQLSGGMRQRALIAMAVACAPRLLIADEPTTALDVTIQAQILELLKDLVVSQGTALLMITHDLGVVAGLCDDINVLYAGKVVEAAARRPLFAAPTHPYSVGLLGSIPRLDAPRGEPLSPIRGSVNDNIAWKDGCAFAPRCDHYTMECLQGTIEMSQTYTGHRFRCVNPVENHEVQPGTEPTA; this is encoded by the coding sequence ATGGCTTTGCTGAAAGTGGACGATCTGTCGGTGCGGTTCGAGCAACGGGGCAAACCCGATGTGCGAGCCGTGGACGGCCTGTCCTTCACGGTGGACTCCGGCGAGGTCGTCGGGCTGGTCGGCGAGTCCGGCTGCGGCAAGTCGGTGACCTCGCTGGCCCTGATGGGCCTGCTGCACAGCCGCAACGCCCGCGTCGGCGGCACCGCCGAGTTCGACGGCGTCGACCTGCTCAAGCTGCGCCCCAACGAGATGCGCGACCTACGCGGCTCCGACATCGCGATGATCTTCCAGGATCCACTGTCGAGCCTCAACCCGGTGGTCCCGATCGGCGTGCAGGTCACCGAGATCCTCACCCGGCACCGCGGCATGAAGGGCGAACCGGCCCGCAAGGAGGCGGCCGACCTGCTGGACCGGGTCGGCATCCCGGACCCCAACCGCCGCCTGAAGGAGTACCCGCACCAGCTGTCGGGCGGGATGCGGCAGCGCGCGCTCATCGCGATGGCGGTGGCCTGCGCGCCCCGGCTGCTGATCGCCGACGAACCCACCACAGCCCTCGACGTCACGATCCAGGCCCAGATCCTGGAACTGCTCAAGGATCTGGTGGTCTCGCAGGGCACCGCGCTGCTCATGATCACCCACGACCTGGGCGTGGTCGCGGGCCTGTGCGACGACATCAACGTCCTGTACGCGGGCAAGGTCGTCGAGGCCGCCGCCCGTCGGCCGCTGTTCGCCGCCCCCACCCACCCGTACTCGGTGGGCCTGTTGGGCTCGATCCCCCGACTGGACGCGCCCCGCGGCGAACCCCTGTCACCGATTCGCGGCTCGGTCAACGACAACATCGCCTGGAAGGACGGCTGCGCCTTCGCGCCCCGCTGCGACCACTACACCATGGAATGTCTGCAAGGGACCATCGAGATGTCGCAAACCTACACCGGGCACCGATTCCGGTGCGTCAACCCGGTCGAGAACCACGAGGTCCAACCCGGGACGGAGCCCACGGCATGA
- a CDS encoding class I adenylate-forming enzyme family protein — protein sequence MDAITLFRRSARRFGSRTALEDENGSLSFAELGDRVERLAHGLLSLGLRPGDRVLDLQSNQNTYVETDLACMAAGLVRVALNYRLHDTDWQRIAADCGARGIIYDPKFGDRAKSLIDALDASLSLGEEYERLIAKAPNATLETGDLVSLNYTSGTTGNPKGVRRAHSNRLASLTNMTIDVLGGLPGPDDVYLHAGPITHTSGLFVLPFLAAGAKQLIRSSFDETEVRDLVRAGHVTHTALVPTMIVRLLSTTDDPALRELKMLAYAGAPLPPEKIRQAHELLTPNLVQYYGLVEAIPPVTVLDAEDHRLGVTDNPDLLSSVGRAGTLIELRVIDDDGRELPPGEIGEVVTRGPHVMAGYWSAGDTVKAVRDGWLHTGDLGRMDAQGRLWLVDRKGDMIITGGYNVYPREIETVLAEVPGVEDVAVFGVDDPEWGQRVTAAFTGTATVEDLDAHCRARLASYKKPKEIRKLDAFPLNSTGKIDKRALR from the coding sequence ATGGACGCGATCACTCTGTTCCGGCGCAGTGCCAGGCGCTTCGGATCCCGTACCGCCCTTGAGGACGAGAACGGGAGCCTCAGTTTCGCCGAACTGGGCGACCGGGTGGAACGACTGGCGCACGGCCTGCTGAGCCTGGGCCTGCGCCCCGGCGATCGCGTCCTGGACCTCCAGTCCAACCAGAACACCTATGTGGAGACCGACCTGGCGTGCATGGCCGCCGGACTGGTGCGGGTGGCGCTGAACTACCGGCTGCACGACACCGACTGGCAGCGCATCGCCGCCGACTGCGGCGCCCGGGGCATCATCTACGACCCGAAGTTCGGCGACCGCGCCAAGTCCCTCATCGACGCCCTGGACGCGTCGCTGTCGCTCGGCGAGGAGTACGAGCGGCTGATCGCCAAGGCCCCCAACGCGACCCTCGAAACCGGCGACCTGGTCTCACTCAACTACACCTCCGGCACCACCGGCAACCCCAAGGGTGTGCGCCGGGCCCACAGCAACCGGCTCGCCTCGCTGACCAACATGACCATCGACGTCCTCGGCGGCCTGCCCGGCCCCGACGACGTGTACCTGCACGCCGGACCCATCACCCACACCTCCGGCCTGTTCGTGCTGCCGTTCCTGGCCGCCGGGGCCAAGCAGCTCATCCGCTCCTCCTTCGACGAGACCGAAGTCCGCGACCTGGTCCGCGCGGGCCACGTCACCCACACCGCGCTGGTGCCCACCATGATCGTCCGACTACTGTCCACCACCGACGATCCCGCCCTACGCGAACTGAAGATGCTCGCCTACGCCGGCGCCCCACTCCCCCCGGAGAAGATCCGCCAAGCCCACGAACTCCTCACCCCCAACCTGGTGCAGTACTACGGCCTCGTCGAAGCGATCCCGCCGGTCACCGTCCTCGACGCCGAAGACCACCGCCTCGGCGTCACCGACAACCCCGACCTGCTCTCCTCCGTCGGCCGCGCCGGAACCCTCATCGAACTGCGCGTCATCGACGACGACGGCCGCGAACTCCCACCCGGCGAGATCGGCGAGGTCGTCACACGCGGCCCACACGTCATGGCCGGCTACTGGAGCGCGGGTGACACCGTCAAAGCCGTACGCGACGGCTGGCTGCACACCGGCGACCTGGGCCGCATGGACGCCCAAGGCCGCCTGTGGCTCGTGGATCGCAAGGGGGACATGATCATCACCGGTGGATACAACGTCTACCCGCGCGAGATCGAGACCGTCCTGGCCGAAGTCCCCGGCGTCGAGGACGTCGCCGTGTTCGGAGTGGACGATCCCGAGTGGGGCCAACGGGTCACCGCCGCGTTCACCGGCACCGCCACCGTCGAAGACCTCGACGCGCACTGCCGCGCCCGCCTCGCGTCCTACAAGAAACCCAAAGAGATCCGGAAACTGGACGCCTTCCCCCTCAACTCCACCGGCAAGATCGACAAGCGGGCCCTGCGATGA
- a CDS encoding acyl-CoA mutase large subunit family protein translates to MTEKPGEFPYTRGISAQAKPWIMGQYAGFATAAESNRRFKELLEAGQTGFSVALDLPTQLGLDSDDPKALGEVGRVGVAIDSLADVETLMDGIPLERISQVRTTANSIGFVWAALCLALARRRGVDPGDFGVFIQNDVLKEYIARGTQIFPAEPALRLTVDTMEHLSRHVPGWVPLAMSGYHIAEAGGDDATEIGYTFANAIAYLDEAVSRGVDIDQLAPSLFTFLSVGMDIFGEVAKLRAARRVWAKLVTERYGAKDPRSAQLRIFAFTAGSSLTAQQPLNNVARTSLEAFAAACGGVQTLHVCAYDEALGVPTAQAATLALRTQQIVAHETGFADIPDPLGGSYLVESRTDDCERRIRGVMDDLANRGGALAGIESGYQQSRLAESAYRQAREVEEGDRIVVGVNRWAADPEPLDVFRIDPAAEAGQVKALHHLRETRDSQAVATTLDALSEAARAGDNIVPFCVEAVEAYATIGEIVARLREVHGSWTPTSE, encoded by the coding sequence ATGACCGAGAAACCAGGCGAGTTCCCTTACACCCGAGGCATCTCCGCACAGGCCAAACCCTGGATCATGGGCCAGTACGCGGGTTTCGCCACCGCCGCCGAATCCAACCGCCGCTTCAAGGAACTCCTCGAGGCCGGACAGACCGGCTTCTCGGTAGCGCTCGATCTGCCCACCCAACTCGGCCTCGACTCCGACGACCCCAAAGCGCTCGGCGAAGTCGGCCGCGTCGGAGTCGCCATCGACTCGCTCGCCGACGTCGAAACCCTCATGGACGGCATCCCGCTGGAACGCATCAGCCAGGTCCGCACCACCGCCAACTCGATCGGATTCGTCTGGGCCGCACTATGCCTGGCCCTAGCCCGCCGCCGTGGCGTCGACCCGGGCGACTTCGGCGTCTTCATCCAAAACGACGTCCTCAAGGAATACATCGCGCGCGGCACCCAGATCTTCCCCGCCGAACCCGCACTCCGCCTCACAGTAGACACAATGGAGCACCTCTCCCGCCACGTCCCCGGCTGGGTCCCGCTGGCCATGTCCGGCTACCACATCGCCGAAGCGGGCGGCGACGACGCGACCGAGATCGGCTACACCTTCGCCAACGCGATCGCCTACCTGGACGAAGCGGTCTCACGCGGCGTCGACATCGACCAACTAGCCCCCTCCCTCTTCACCTTCCTGTCGGTCGGCATGGACATCTTCGGCGAAGTCGCCAAACTCCGCGCCGCCCGCCGAGTCTGGGCCAAACTCGTCACCGAACGCTACGGCGCCAAGGACCCCCGCAGCGCCCAACTACGCATCTTCGCCTTCACCGCCGGCTCCTCCCTCACGGCCCAACAACCACTCAACAACGTCGCCCGCACCAGCCTCGAAGCCTTCGCGGCAGCCTGCGGCGGCGTCCAAACCCTCCACGTGTGCGCCTACGACGAAGCCCTAGGCGTCCCCACCGCCCAAGCCGCCACCCTCGCCCTCCGCACCCAACAAATCGTGGCCCACGAAACCGGCTTCGCCGACATCCCCGACCCCCTAGGCGGCTCCTACCTCGTCGAATCCCGCACCGACGACTGCGAACGCCGCATCCGGGGCGTCATGGACGACCTCGCCAACCGGGGCGGAGCCCTGGCGGGCATCGAATCGGGCTACCAACAATCCCGTCTAGCCGAATCCGCCTACCGCCAAGCGCGCGAAGTCGAAGAGGGCGACCGCATCGTCGTCGGCGTCAACCGCTGGGCGGCCGACCCCGAACCCCTCGACGTGTTCCGCATCGACCCCGCCGCGGAAGCCGGCCAAGTCAAGGCCCTCCACCACCTACGCGAAACCCGCGACTCCCAAGCCGTGGCCACCACATTGGACGCCCTCTCCGAAGCCGCCCGCGCGGGCGACAACATCGTCCCCTTCTGCGTCGAAGCCGTCGAAGCCTACGCAACCATCGGCGAGATCGTCGCCCGCCTACGCGAAGTCCACGGCAGCTGGACCCCCACCTCGGAGTAA